In Bacteroides cellulosilyticus, the genomic stretch TTGCTCAGTGATTACTTTGAATCAGACCAGCCGCAAACTGTCGGTTTGCCGTCTGTGCAATATGCTGCGGACAAACTACATCTTTCTGCCAATTACTTTGGTGACTTGATTAAGAAAGAAACTGGAAAGTCGGCTCAGGAGTCCATTCAACTCTTTGTGATAGAAAAAGCAAAGGAACGGCTCTATGATGAGAATAAAACCGTCAGCGAAGTTGCCTATGAACTGGGCTTCAAGTATCCGCATCATTTAAGCCGTTTGTTTAAGAAGGTAGTAGGGGTAAGCCCGAATGAGTATCGGGCATAATTCCTTATTTTATCTGATACCCTAACAGTGAACTGAACCTCTTGCAGATACCGGGGAATTTTCCCATCAGCATTCCGCCGAATCCCCACCTTTTGGGAAAGAACTTCTGATAGAGTGCCTGCTCAATAAGTTGCAGGCGTGGTTCCCAGACTTCCACTTCATGCCCGTCTTTCAGTCCGGAACGGATTTGGGCATTGTGCCCTCGCAGGGAGTCGGGCTTGATATGCTTGGATTTGGCAAGCATAGGGCCACATACGTCGAACCACACTTCGCCACCACTGAACCGGTCGGCCAGACGGGTGAGCAGTTGCCGTACCTGCTTTTCGTAGAAGTACATCAGTACGCCTTCAATGACGATGATGAATTCTCCTTCCGGATGTGTCTCACGAAGATCGTCCATCCATTGGGTTTCCAGTAGAGAACCGGCTATGTAGCGGTCGCCTTTCGGTTCGGGCAGCAGTTCACGGCGCAGGTCGATGACTTCCGGCAGATCCATTTCATAGAACGTGGCTTTGTCATGTTCTTCGATACGCTGATAACGGGTGTCGAGCCCGCACCCTACATTCACGACTACCGGGTTCCGGTGGGTGGCAATGAACCGCCGGATTGCATTATCAAAGTAGAGTCCGCGCACAACGCACCCCACAGCACTTAGGCTGGCACCGTCGAATTTGGAATAATCATAATCAATGCTTTCCACAAGCTGTTCGGCTTGCTGGTCGCGCAAGATGGCATCTTTGCGGCGGCTTTCTTTGGCTCTCATGTAGAGAGGAATCAGCAGTGTTTCGGCCACTATGCTCTTAAATTCATACTTCTTTTTCATTCTTGTGTTATTTGAGTTATTTGTACTGTCAGGCAAAAACGAACAATATTCAAATTCATTCAAAAAAAAGAGAGAACTTATACTTCGATAAGCTCTCTCTTCTTGCAATTCTCCATATTTCTTTTCCGGATCCATACGCTACTTTTCTTTTTTTGCCAAAGTTACGGTTCTTCCGTCAAGAGGGCAATACCTAAAAGTAGGGAAAATGCGTATCAGCGTCTCCTTGCCACATATCTCAGATACCAGATACATATCAGCAGCGAAACTACTGTCGAGATGGGTGGAGCAAAGCCCATGATGAACAGTGATGAACTGTCTATCTGGCTGAACCAGTATGACAATGGAATACGGAACAGGAAAGTCGCTATCAGACTGTGAATCATCGGGAACAGTGAATTTCCCTGTCCGCTGAAGTAGGAATTTATACAGAATACGAAACTGACAACGATGCAGTCGATGCTGTATCCCCGCAGATATTCCGCCGCCATAGCCACCACAGCCGGATCTTTGGTGAAAAAAGCCGTAAGCGTTTCCGGTAGGAATTGCGAATAGAGGCAAACCGACAATCCGAAAACGAGAGCAAACCCTATTCCGGAAAGGAGGCACTTGTTCATTCGCTGTATCAATCCTGCACCATAGTTCTGTGCTGTCATGGTTGCCACGGCCGATGATATGGCCATCGGAGGCAACATGGCGAATACGATGATTTTCTCCACTACACCCAGTGAAGCCGATGCAATGACCCCCATCTGGTTTACGATAACGGTGATTATCAGAAACGAGACATTAATCAGTGCATCCTGCAAGGCTATGGGAGCACCCAGTGTCAGCACTCTTTTGGACAGAACTCCGTTCAGCCGGATGTCCCGCTTCGTGAACTCAAAGTGGAATCCGCGCCGGTGCAGAAACCAAAGCGCTATCGCAAAACTGACACCCTGTGCTGTAACCGTGGCAATGGCAGCCCCGGTAGGCCCGAGATGAATATATCCCACCAATACGAAATCGAGAACGATATTGATCACGCAGGCCAGTCCCACAAAATAAAGCGGCGTTTTTGAGTCACCCAGTCCGCGCAAGATACCGCACACGACGTTGTAACCCACGATGAACAGGATGCCGACCGAGCATACCAAGATATAACTTTGGGTATCGGCCATGGCCTCCGTTGGAGTATGCATCAGACTGGCAATCTGGCGATGGAAGAATACCATAACCAGAGTAAGCACCACGCCAATAATTGAAAACAACCACACGGACGAGCCGATTGTGGAAGCCACTTGCCGGTCGTCTTTCGCTCCGGTTGCAATGGCAATCAGTACGGTGGTTCCTGTGGTAATGCCGAGGATGATACCCGTAATGGTTTGCATCACCTGGCTACCGATGGCAACGGCCGCTACACTCGCAGAATCATCATATTGTCCCACAACAAAGAGGTCGGCACCCCCGTAGAGTGCCTGAAGTGCATTCGCTATCAGGAAGGGTACTGCAAACTCTAACAGTACTTTGGGAACGCTGCCTTGTGTCAAATCTAACTCTTTCATCAAACTCATTCTTTCATCAATCGGGCTAAAGCTGTAATTCTGGTATAAAAAAGGTGCCGGACAGGGTGAATGATTTGCACCATTCATCTTATCCGGCATCCTAATTATTGATTATCATGCCCTCCGATGAGGATTTAATTTCCTGTCTTTGTTTTCGGGGTGCAAATGTGGTCAATGTTTCTATAACCACCAAATTATATCCGGAATTTATATAAAAAGAAAATTCAAAGACCTATCTTTGCTGAAAATTTGTATACTATGCTCGTCTCCACTATGACACCCGAAGAGGTGTGCAGAGAAATAAAAAACGATTATACTCTTTTTCAAGAGAGAATATTAGAAGAAGGTGCTAATGCCCATCGAAAGTTTATTAAGGCCATATTGTTTCCTGTTATGCACCAATTTTCCTGGATGTCACCATTAGGGAATAAATGGTGTTCAATATTGATAGTGCGTTATCGAAATGAAAGGAAGCGTCCTGGCATTATTCCTTATCTTAAGTATGAGAATTTAGGGATGGGAATTATTTATCCTAAGAAAATATATAGTAATATCTCAATCATTGATTTCAGACCGCATTTTTGGAAAAGATATAGAGAACGTCTATTAATACCTAATGGGCTGGATGGCCTCTCTTTTGATGAACAAATAAAGCATTTTTTTATGAATAGTGGTCTTTTCACAATAGATTTTAGGAAAGGTTCTAATAAAAATCATGAAGGCTTTGTTGGATATACTAAGACTGGAGTATTCTTCGGTGTCGTATTAGAAGAACTTGATTATCTTTGTGTAAAGACTTTTGTTCCTGTAAATATGCTTTTTGATGGGCAGGTAGAACAACTGAATAGTGCTGATGAACTTAGAAAGAAAATTATGTCCCATCCTGATTATTTTAACGGGAGGGGAAAGCTGTTTCATATAATGAATAATGGTTTTATTTATTTAGATGAAACGAATAAGTAAGTATTTGTTCATAATGGATAAGGAATGAGCATTTTAGTTTAAAACCATACATGACTTGAGTTTCTTTGCTGTGTTGCTTGAGCAAAAGGATAGAAGATTTTCTGTATATGTGTAAAAAAAGTAAGTTAATCGCTCGTTTTCCCTACAATACCGTTTTGCAAGAAGAAAGAAATAGAAATGGCAATCCATTTATTGTGCATATATATACTATTTCTTTATGCATCAAGCCCAGTTTATACAGATTCTATACGTTGGATATCTATATCGGACACGTTGCATCTATACTTCTGACGCATCACATCTATAGTTCTGACGGCTAACATCTATAGTTCCGGCATCCAACGCTTATATAACCGTCACCTCACACTGTTGTATCCGTCATTTCAGCTTCTATTTTCCGCTATTTTAAATGTATATATTTGTGTATCCTTCTGTCTGTCTTGTTATTACATGTTTTTACTGCTGTGTTTTCATTCACACAGGCGTCCGGACGAAAACAACGCATTCTCAGCCGTTCAAATATGCAAAGTGTCAATTAGTCAGTAGTATCGGTACACGATAAATCAGATGAAAGTGCTATTCCCGCTTATTTATTCTGAGATGTAGGGGGAATGGAAGAATAAGTTGATGTTAAATATACAGGAATAGATTGCGGAAGTTAATTATATAGTTAACTTTACGGTAAAATAAAACAGTAATGGAATATATCCGAAAAATAAAGGTGTTCAAAACATACTATAAAGAGTTCTATTTGGCACAAACACCTGAAGTAAGAACAAAAATTGATTATGTTATTGAGCTTATTAAGCAATTAGATAGAGTACCTAAAAGCTATTTTAAACAGATAGAAGGGCAGAAAGGCACACCGGAACGCAATGATTTTGAGCGGGGCGCAGAGGCTTTTATTCTTGCAGAACGTCTGAAAGAAGAACGTCTGAAAGCCGGTCTTACCCAGGAACAACTTGCAGCGAAAATAGGTACAAAGAAAACCTATATCTCACGTATTGAGAATGGAAAAGCAGATGTACAACTCTCCACTCTCTTCCGCATTTTCGAAGGGTTGGGGAAAAGGGTCAGTCTGACTATTCTTTAAAGAAAGTCTTTTTAACCACAGATTTTCCAGATTTGCACAGATTATCTATCTTGATAATCAATTATTTAATTTTAATCTGTGTCAATCCGTGTAATCTGTGGTGAGTTTTGACTCCTTCATCTTTAATGC encodes the following:
- a CDS encoding class I SAM-dependent methyltransferase, with amino-acid sequence MKKKYEFKSIVAETLLIPLYMRAKESRRKDAILRDQQAEQLVESIDYDYSKFDGASLSAVGCVVRGLYFDNAIRRFIATHRNPVVVNVGCGLDTRYQRIEEHDKATFYEMDLPEVIDLRRELLPEPKGDRYIAGSLLETQWMDDLRETHPEGEFIIVIEGVLMYFYEKQVRQLLTRLADRFSGGEVWFDVCGPMLAKSKHIKPDSLRGHNAQIRSGLKDGHEVEVWEPRLQLIEQALYQKFFPKRWGFGGMLMGKFPGICKRFSSLLGYQIK
- a CDS encoding MATE family efflux transporter; amino-acid sequence: MKELDLTQGSVPKVLLEFAVPFLIANALQALYGGADLFVVGQYDDSASVAAVAIGSQVMQTITGIILGITTGTTVLIAIATGAKDDRQVASTIGSSVWLFSIIGVVLTLVMVFFHRQIASLMHTPTEAMADTQSYILVCSVGILFIVGYNVVCGILRGLGDSKTPLYFVGLACVINIVLDFVLVGYIHLGPTGAAIATVTAQGVSFAIALWFLHRRGFHFEFTKRDIRLNGVLSKRVLTLGAPIALQDALINVSFLIITVIVNQMGVIASASLGVVEKIIVFAMLPPMAISSAVATMTAQNYGAGLIQRMNKCLLSGIGFALVFGLSVCLYSQFLPETLTAFFTKDPAVVAMAAEYLRGYSIDCIVVSFVFCINSYFSGQGNSLFPMIHSLIATFLFRIPLSYWFSQIDSSSLFIMGFAPPISTVVSLLICIWYLRYVARRR
- a CDS encoding helix-turn-helix domain-containing protein codes for the protein MEYIRKIKVFKTYYKEFYLAQTPEVRTKIDYVIELIKQLDRVPKSYFKQIEGQKGTPERNDFERGAEAFILAERLKEERLKAGLTQEQLAAKIGTKKTYISRIENGKADVQLSTLFRIFEGLGKRVSLTIL